A window of the Planococcus citri chromosome 4, ihPlaCitr1.1, whole genome shotgun sequence genome harbors these coding sequences:
- the LOC135845447 gene encoding TAR DNA-binding protein 43-like, translating to MQYVQVTDVEDSEPIEIPSEDDGTLTVSSLAAHYPGATGLKYRLDGHTRAVKLANGILYPPENGWGERTYYCIFPKDNTKRKADDALETSESKTSKVDTESKWVHTDLVVLGLPWKTTDKELRDYFSKFGELQLAQVKIDPISKKSKGYGFIRFADQEVQVRVMLQRHQIDGRWCDVRIPVSKDSVGKKSPYKVFIGQCTEDLTEDVLREYFSQFGEISDLYVPKPFRAFAFVTFVESNAAKNVCAQEHQIKDTKVYVTEAVPKGETEKYERGRSRRDNRNRRGDYSGANYDDYYDRRRPWAGGREDGGGWRERWNDEPGYKDSSWRQKSSGWARSPSGNRWRDSVVPPASDGNFDPDVVAAVVNKAVMGVIGNLKGAQPTPASDLAPANGGGYSKEDWWSRR from the exons ATGCAGTACGTACAAGTGACCGACGTCGAAGATTCGGAACCCATTGAAATTCCGTCCGAAGATGATGGAACACTCACGGTTTCATCATTAGCAGCTCACTACCCGGGTGCTACCGGATTGAAGTATCGTCTAGACGGCCACACTCGTGCTGTAAAACTAGCAAACGGAATATTATATCCGCCGGAAAACGGTTGGGGAGAAAGAACTTATTACTGTATTTTTCCGAAAG ACAATACAAAACGCAAGGCTGACGATGCTTTAGAAACGTCCGAGTCGAAAACTTCCAAAGTGGATACCGAGTCCAAATGGGTGCATACCGATTTGGTGGTATTAGGGTTACCTTGGAAAACAACGGATAAGGAATTACGAGACTACTTTTCTAAATTCGGCGAACTACAATTAGCGCAG GTCAAAATCGATCCCATTTCGAAGAAATCCAAAGGCTACGGTTTCATCAGATTCGCTGACCAAGAAGTTCAAGTGCGAGTCATGTTGCAAAGACATCAGATAGACGGCCGATGGTGCGACGTACGGATTCCCGTTTCCAAG GATAGCGTCGGCAAGAAGTCTCCGTATAAGGTGTTTATAGGGCAGTGTACAGAAGATTTGACTGAAGACGTATTACGAGAATATTTTTCGCAGTTCGGCGAAATAAGTGACTTGTATGTGCCGAAGCCGTTCAGAGCTTTCGCATTTGTGACATTTGTTGAGTCTAATGCCGCGAAAAACGTATGCGCTCAAGAGCATCAAATTAAGGATACAAAAGTTTATGTTACTGAAGCGGTGCCGAAAGGAGAAACAGAGAAATACGAGCGTGGCCGCTCGCGCAGAGATAATAGAAACAGACGAGGAGATTACAGTGGTGCAAATTATGACGATTATTATGATAGAAGGCGGCCGTGGGCTGGTGGTAGAGAGGATGGTGGTGGTTGGCGAGAGCGCTGGAATGATGAGCCCGGTTACAAAGATAGTTCGTGGAGGCAAAAGAGCAGTGGTTGGGCTCGTTCTCCGTCCGGCAACAGGTGGAGAGATTCCGTTGTGCCGCCGGCCTCCGATGGAAATTTCGACCCCGACGTGGTAGCGGCCGTCGTCAATAAAGCCGTCATGGGCGTTATCGGCAATTTGAAAGGAGCCCAGCCAACACCCGCCTCTGATTTGGCGCCAGCTAACGGCGGCGGCTACTCCAAAGAAGATTGGTGGAGTCGTAGATGA